ttatataattttagatgaaaattgaataaaatattattataatattatttttattttaaaatttaataaattttaaaattttattatattttatataaaaatttaaaaattataataatagatgaaataaaaacatttttatatccCGTAAGGTACAAAGTTGTCAACAATATGCTTGAGTGGCTGCCGAGCCCCGTCTGATGTGCCTAGAGTTGTAGGGGTAAATTGAGTTTACtggagaaacaaagaaaaataaaaaagctagcTGTGAAGCAGAACGGTCGGAAGTACTGATATGCAtttgatttggaaaaaaaaagaagtgaaacaTGGGTAAAACAGTGAAGCACGCacagaataaaaattgaattgcgAGAGAGAATACTGGGGGGAAGAAAGCTAAGATGGAAGGCAAAGAAAAAGGTATGGAGAGAGAAGCCAAAAAGCAGGGATTGATGGTGAAAAAGTTGAAACGCCGTATGTTGGTAGGGAAAAGAGGAGGCCCTTGTACTCCACCACCCACATGGAGGCTTGAGCTTTCATCTCACGAGAATGATGACACCTGTACTACTAACATGCAAGAATTCCTCACCATTCCCAACAACACTGCATCAGTCTCAGCCAGAAAGCTCGGCGCAAACCTCTGGGACTGGGAGATACAGCCCCATCAACACGTCCCACTCAGGCCTGCTAAACTGAGTAAGGGTGTTGCTAGGCCTCGTCACCGCTACCACAGGCACAAGGGGTTTGAGGTTTCCCAACACTTGGTTGACCCTCCTGATAGCCCCCCTTACTCGGTACAACTTTACCAGCCTTACTCTGCCTTTCTCCTTTTCTGGTTGCTGAATGCCAATGTGCTTTTCCTTTTGAAGTTTAGCTAGTTATTTgggggtttttatttttggtgtttttctGGGAGGTGAACTTACCTGGTTATCCTGTGTTCTTGATTTCGTTTAGTTTCTGTTTTTCATTCAGAAATGTTTTCCCAGcccaaataatttttctctGTGGTTTAAGTTTTCAGCATTGTGGGATATCACTGGCTTGGTAATATCTCATGTACATTTGGAGAATTCGGTTTCGGCTGAAATATTGCTTCTTTGGATTCATGTCTTTTGTACTAAATACTAAGCGGGCTCTGCTTGGGCCCTGTCTTGATGCATTCCCTTGAGATAGAAGGATTTCACCACACCCATCACATCGTTGCTAGTTGTTCAGACTATTATCAATTTATCACTTTAGATCCATCCAAAGGACATTCAAATGATATCTTTAAAATGGAGATGGAGTCACCCTTTCAGTAACCTTCTTTCCAGtccatttaattttctttaggAAATTTCCTTGCTGTTTTCCTACCTTGCATCATTCTTTGagcatttttcttcttgttgataTCTTGCTTCCTGGGTTTATAGTATCAATAGTTCCGGAAGCAGAAATTTGAAATTGCTTCTACCGAAGAAGAAATGCATGCGAAAGGTTTACATGTTACTAGGAATAGAGAGCATTTGCATGGTTTAAATGTGGCAGCAACATGGATGGAATTAGTGAGCACTTGGTGGGATAGAGTTGTGATCTAATTATAACTGTACACCTTCtgtcatttcctttttttcttcctcttttttgaagatttttttaatctaaatactGATTTTTACCCTTTGCAGCCAGCAAGTGCAAGTCAGTTGAGGAGGCATGTTGCAGCTTCACCTGTACGACAGCATCGATCACTTCAAAGGAACCATTGTGCCCTGCAGCCTTTATCTCCTGCAAGTTATGGTAGCTCGTTGGAGGTAAGAATGTAGCCTAGCCATCCATAATTCTATCGTTTGagtcttttcttccttttccttgcatttttttttttcttcaattattatTGTGATGTATATGAGATAGCCTGCCTTTATCACCAATTTGCTAAATAAAAATGTAGgagaaattatatgaaaaatcttGCCATGGGAAGgtataaatattaatgtgtAACAgcagaattttgaaaaatgttgagccTACAACTAAGCACAGAGCTTCCCGCTTGAGACACAAAATGCATTGTATCGGGACCATGAGAAGCTCAAGACTTTCCTTTCCAACGCTCTACTCCTTTGGACTACTACAATAGACTTTAGTGGGCTGAATTTGCATGTTTTTTCTGGatgctttcttttttctaaatagGTATTTTTCTTGCATACAACCCGTGTACTTGGAGTACACATTTTGAGagttttaacaaaatttttattactaaaaaaaggACCATgagaattaaattttatatgatcaagTAATGTTTGTCAATGGAACAAGTGAAGAACTTACACCCGCTACCTTTCAGGTTTATGTTATAATTGCCTCTTCCGATACCATCAAGACTCATATTAATCATTTCCTCTAATGCTTGAGAATTATGACAGAGACCTTATTTTAACAGCTTCTTAAATGTAAGATGCTGATGAAAGGCATGACTGGCATATGTTTGAATCTTTGATTAATTATCATGAATCGGTGACAAGAGATGCGACTAAATTACCTGATGACTTGTTAACTTCCTTTATGAAagtatacttataaaaaaagtttccTTTATGAAATTGCAGTTTCTGCCATAATAAAGGTCATATCCCCTAAGTTCCTtatgataatttgattttttaacttCACTGCTGTTACTCTCCGGCTTTTAAATTTCTCCTTGAAACAATCCTTCAATTTAATGGCTATTTCACCCTATTATTTTCACAGGTGGCACGTTATAGCCCTGCTTTCACTCCCGCAAGTTCTTTGGACTTGAAGGCTAGAATGGTTGAATCAAGTAACGGCCTTAAAACATCCACAACGTTACTCAAGGTGCTCAATCGGATCTGGAgtcttgaagaagaaaaaatatccAATATATCGTTGGTAAAAGCATTGAAAATGGAACTATATCACTCTCAGGCTAGAATTAAAGAATTGCTAGAAGAGAAGCAATCAGATAGGCATGAAATGGGTGACCTGATGAAACAAGTTACTGTGGATAAGCTTGTTAGGAAGAATAAGGAGCAAGATCAAATTAAAGCTGCAGTTGGATCTATCAGGTATGAGctagaagatgagaagaagttAAGAAAGCACTCAGAAAGCCTGCACTGGAAGCTAGCTCGAGAGCTTTCTGAATTGaaatcatctttttcaaatGCTTTGAAAGAacttgaaagagagagaaatgtaCGGCTTCTCTTGGAAAACTTGTGTGACGAGTTTGCTAAAGGAATAAGAGATTATGAACAAGAATTCCGGTCTTTAAAGCACCAGACTGACAAGGATGGGGTTGGTAGGGAAAACACTGACAGGTTAATTCTCCATATTTCAGAAGCATGGCTTGATGAACGGATGCAAATGAAGTTAGTGGAAGCTCAAAATGATCTTGCAGAAAAGAATACAATCCTGGACAAGTTAGGGTTTGATATAGAAACTTTTCTTCAAGCTAAACAGTCCACTGAATCAAGGAAAAATGGTAACTTGTCACCCCAGGAGCTAAAAAATGTGTGTCGGCTTTCACGAGAATCCTTTCCTTTGAATGAGACTGTTAGTGCACCTCAAAGTGCAGCTGATGAAAACTCCTCTACTAATGGTGATTCATGTTGCTTTGAACTAAACAAGAGTACTGGTGGGAAACGAAGCAAAATCAGCTCCAAACAGAAGGATAAAAATGCTGCAGAGAGCCATCACAAAGAGATTTTGAAATCAAGTTCGCTTAGAAAAAAGGTAGGATTATGGGAAATCAATGAAGTCTGTAACAAATCTTGTTTGCACGGTCAGTTTGAAGAACATAAGATGAAGGCCATGCCATGTAATGGTAGCAGGAGCCAGTTAGCAGAGAGGCAACAGGGTGAGATGGGAGGAGAAAAGCAAGATGTAATAAACTATCTTGAGAAATCTGGAATGCGTGAGGCTACCCAGGAAGATCTACAAGAAAGATGCAGCAGACGAGTTGGAACCGGTGGACTGAAGTCAAGTCATGTGCTTGATAACTTGATTCGAAGTCATTCCTTGTCATTGGAAGGTCAAAGTAATTGCAGAGAAGATTCTTGTGTTCAGTCTGTATTAACAGATAATGCAACTCCAGCACAACAATGGGTGTCAAAATTAATAACTCCAGATCCTGGAAAATGTGAATCTACTCTGAGATGGACGCAGGGCTTGAAGGAGGATACATTGATGGCTAAGCTACTTGAAGCAAGGTTAGAGGGACAGCACTCTCGCTTAAAATCTTCCAAAGGTTCCTTTTAAATTCAACATGATAATGGTAGATTTGCCTGTAGAAAGAAGCTTTGTGAATATCTTGCCTAGATAGATCCTCTTCCTAAAACGAGTATTTGTAGTAAAGCAATGTATCAGGGTAAAAGGTGGCATACTTGTTATATTCTTGCTAGCTATAACAGAGATACTGGTGTACAATATCAGTACATGGATCAAAAGTACTAGGACAATGCTGCCAACCAAGTCTTGTTTAAAATCGACTCGACCtatctattttaatttgctGTGCGTAACGTGTGTTATAAGGCTCCCTGCTTTGCGCCTTAAAACTTAAAGCCAGGTTTATGAAAGGAGAAATGCTGGTATATTGGGTTatgaagaattttaaaaatatttgagaattctgaattttttattttttacattagaatttgggaaagaagagaagaattttaattttttttttctaaaaataattgtgtattGGATTTTGTAAAAGTGAATAAGTAGAGTTGAAAAAGttacttaaatataatttttttaagagagtt
This window of the Juglans regia cultivar Chandler chromosome 12, Walnut 2.0, whole genome shotgun sequence genome carries:
- the LOC109019604 gene encoding uncharacterized protein At5g41620-like: MEGKEKGMEREAKKQGLMVKKLKRRMLVGKRGGPCTPPPTWRLELSSHENDDTCTTNMQEFLTIPNNTASVSARKLGANLWDWEIQPHQHVPLRPAKLSKGVARPRHRYHRHKGFEVSQHLVDPPDSPPYSPASASQLRRHVAASPVRQHRSLQRNHCALQPLSPASYGSSLEVARYSPAFTPASSLDLKARMVESSNGLKTSTTLLKVLNRIWSLEEEKISNISLVKALKMELYHSQARIKELLEEKQSDRHEMGDLMKQVTVDKLVRKNKEQDQIKAAVGSIRYELEDEKKLRKHSESLHWKLARELSELKSSFSNALKELERERNVRLLLENLCDEFAKGIRDYEQEFRSLKHQTDKDGVGRENTDRLILHISEAWLDERMQMKLVEAQNDLAEKNTILDKLGFDIETFLQAKQSTESRKNGNLSPQELKNVCRLSRESFPLNETVSAPQSAADENSSTNGDSCCFELNKSTGGKRSKISSKQKDKNAAESHHKEILKSSSLRKKVGLWEINEVCNKSCLHGQFEEHKMKAMPCNGSRSQLAERQQGEMGGEKQDVINYLEKSGMREATQEDLQERCSRRVGTGGLKSSHVLDNLIRSHSLSLEGQSNCREDSCVQSVLTDNATPAQQWVSKLITPDPGKCESTLRWTQGLKEDTLMAKLLEARLEGQHSRLKSSKGSF